GTGAGGCGGCCGTCGGCGAGGTACTCCTCGACGCTGGCCACGTGCAGGCGCAGGTTGTACTTCGCGACGACGTGATCGCGGAAGTCCAGCACCTCCTGCAGGTTGTGACCGGTGTCGACGTGCAGCAGCGCGAACGGTAGGGGAGCGGGCCAGAACGCCTTGATCGCCAGGTGCAGCAGTACGGTCGAGTCCTTGCCGCCGGAGAACAGAATGACGGGGCGCTCGAACTCGCCCGCCACCTCACGGAAGATGTGGATGGCTTCGGATTCGAGTGCGTCGAGGGTGTCGAACCGATCTGCATCGAGATGGGTCCGACCGACGGTGGCCGAGGTGAGGTCGAGTGTCATGAGGCGTGCAACCCGCATTCGGTCTTGGCCTTGCCGGCCCATCGACCGCTACGTGGGTCGGCGCCGGGGGCTGGTTTGACGGTGCACGGTGCGCACCCGATGGACGGATATCCCTCGTCGACGAGGGGATTGACCAGTATCGAATGTTCGTCGATGTAGGCCTGCATCTGCTCGTCCGACCACGGTGCGATCGGGTTGATCTTCACCAGGCCGAAGGCGTCGTCGAAAGAGATGAGCGGGGCGTTGGCCCGGGTGGGGGCCTCGACCCGACGGATGCCGGTGACCCACGCGCTGTAGTTGGCCAGCTCCTTCTTCAAGGGCGCGACCTTGCGCATCGCGCAGCAGCGATTGGGCTCGCGGGCGAACAGGTCCTTGCCCTCGATCGAATCCTGTTCTGCGACAGTCTTCTCGGCGCGGGCGTTGACGACATGAACACCGTAGACGGCCTCGACGGCGTCGCGCGTTCCGATGGTCTCGGCGAAGTGGTAGCCGGTGTCGAGGAACAGCACGTCCACACCCGGGTGAACCTGTGCAGCGAGGTGAACGAGAACCCCGTCCTGCATGTTGGAGGCAACGATGAAGTCGTTACCGAAGTTGTCCTCGGTCCACTGCAGCAGCTCCAGTGGGCTGGCCCCGTCGAGTTCGCGGGCACCGCGCTCGGCGATGTCCTTCAATTCCTCTACCGTCAAATTCAGCCTGGTACTCATCGCAAATCCGCCTCGTCTGCTCGCACGGCCCACTGAGCGAACCGTTCGCCGTCCTCGCGGTGCTTGTCGAAATTGCGCACCACTCTGTCGATGTAATCTCCCAGCTCGGAGCTGTTCACCTTGTGCTGGCGCAACTTCCGGCCGAACGCACTGTCCAGACCGAGGCTGCCTCCGAGATGAACCTGGAAACCCTCGATCTGATTCCCGGCTCCGTCGTCGACCAGAAGGCCCTTGAAGCCGATGTCGGCGATCTGCGACCGCGCGCACGAATTGGGGCAGCCGTTGATGTTGATCGTGATCGGCACGTCGAGCTTGCTGTTGATGTCGGACAAGCGCTCTTCGAGCTCCGGGACGAGAACCTGTGAACGCTTGCGGGTTTCGGCGAACGAGAGCTTGCAGAACTCGATGCCGCTGCACGCCATCAGGTTCTTACGCCAGTGCGAGGGCCGGGCAGGCAGGCCCAGTGCATCGAGGTCGGAGATCAGCTGCTCGAGCGTCTCGTCCGGAACATCGAGGACGATCAGCTTCTGGTACGGCGTGAACCGGACGCGATCCGACCCGGCCTTCTCGGCGGCGTCGGCGACGGCAGCGAGGATGGTGCCGGACACGCGGCCCGCGATGGGTGCAACACCGACGGCGTTGAGGCCGTTCTTGAGCTTCTGGATCCCGACATGATCACGGGGCCGAGCGGGCTTCTCGGGCGCCGGGCCGTCGATGAGCTTGCGGTGCAGGTACTCGTCCTCGAGGACCTGGCGGAACTTCTCGATGCCCCAGTCCTTGATGAGGAACTTCAGGCGCGCCTTGGTGCGAAGCCGGCGGTAGCCGTAGTCACGGAAGATCGAGACGACGCCTTCCCACACGTCGGGAACGTCCGCGAGCGGAACCCAGACGCCGACTCGCTGCGCGAGCATGGGGTTGGTGGACAGTCCGCCGCCGACCCACAGGTCGAGTCCGGGCCCGTGCTCGGGATGTACGACGCCGACGAATGCGCAGTCGTTGATCTCGTGCACCACGTCCTGCAGGCCCGAGATCGCCGTCTTGAACTTGCGCGGCAGGTTGGAGTACTCCGGCTTGCCGATGTAGCGCTCGACGATCTCGTCGATGGCGGAGGTGGGGTCGAGGATCTCGTCGACGGCCTCGCCCGCGAGCGGGGAACCGAGCACCACGCGTGGGCAGTCGCCGCACGCCTCGGTGGTCTTCAGGCCGACCGCTTCGATCCGACGCCAGATCTCGGGGACGTTCTCGACCTCGATCCAATGGAACTGCACGTTCTCTCGATCGGACAGGTCGGCGGTGTCGCGACCGAACTCTCGAGAGATTCCCGCGAGCACACGCAGTTGCTCGAGGTTCAGTGCGCCCGCGTCGCAGCGGATGCGCATCATGAAGTACTTGGCCTCGAGCAGGTCGATGTTGTCGTCACCGGTGAAGGTGCCGTCGTACCCCTGTTCACGCTGGGTGTAGAGGCCCCACCAGCGGAAGCGGCCGCGAAGGTCGCCCTTGTCGATGCTGTCGAAGCCCTGCTTGGAGTAGATGTTCTCGATGCGGGCACGCACGTTGAGCGGGTTGTCGTCCTTCTTGGACTGCTCGTTGGCGTTCAGTGGCTCCCGGTAACCCAGTGCCCACTGGCCCTCGGCTCGACGCTTGGTCGGCCGCGGTGTGCGCTCCCGTGGTGTGGCGGAGGCAGCGTCGGTGGTCGCGTCGCTGGTCGACGACATGCATTGCTCCTGCATCTTCTGTGCTGGCCGGCTTCCGTGCTGGCATTCTTCGGGTCGTCGCGCGAGGCGCTCGCGACACGAGTGGGAAGCCGGTGGATCGAATGGACGTGCTCGAAGGAGGCTGGGTCAGCAGCCGGTCGTGTGTCGACACGACGCGCTGCAGACACGGCCGAGATCGACATGGCGGCGCGCCACGAGTCGAATTCCTGAGTCGGTCACGGGTGCCATTGTGCCACGTCATCGGGGCGACGGAAGACCGCGGCGGCTATTTACCCCGATTTCGGGGTAAATAGGCTGGCAGGGCTGCTGCGATTGCTCTCGGCGGCGGGTGGGGAGAAGGCCCCGCACTCTCTGGGAGACTGGAGACCGTGAATACCGTCGTACCCGTCCCGTCCACCTTCGAGTTGCCGACCGAGGCGTTCGACGGCGTGGGGGACCGGGCGTTCGGGATCTACGTGCACGTTCCGTTCTGCGCCACGCGATGCGGCTACTGCGACTTCAATACCTACACGGCGGGGGAGCTCGGTACGTCGGCGTCGCCGCAGTCGTGGTTGGAGGGCCTACGCCGGGAACTCGACATCGCCGCGGGGCTGATCGGAGCGGAAACCGGTCGCGTCCCGACGGCCGACACCGTCTTCGTCGGCGGCGGCACACCGTCACTGCTCGGGGGCGACGGATTGGCCGACGTCCTGGGTGCGGTCAGGTCCAGTTTCGGTCTGACCGACGGCGGCGAGGTGACCACCGAATCGAACCCGGAATCGACGTCTCCGGAGTTCTTCGACCGACTCCGCGCCGCAGGTTTCACCCGGGTCTCGCTCGGAATGCAGTCCGCCGCACCGCATGTGCTCGCAGTTCTCGATCGCACCCACACACCGGGTCGAGCGGTCGCTGCGGCGAAGGAGGCTCGCGCGGCCGGGTTCGAGCACGTCAACCTCGACCTCATCTACGGCACTCCGGGCGAGCGAGACAGCGACCTCGATCAGTCTCTTGCCGCCGTGCTCGCGGCAGGCGTCGACCACGTCTCGGCGTACGCGCTGATCGTCGAGGACGGCACGGCCATGGCCCGCAAAGTGCGCCGCGGTGAGCTGCCCGCCCCGGACGACGACGTGCTGGCGAGTCGATACGAACGTATCGACACGGCTCTGAACGCAGCAGGCCTTTCCTGGTACGAGGTGTCGAACTGGGCCACCGATGCCGACGCGCAGTGCCGCCACAACATCGGCTACTGGGACGGCGGCGACTGGTGGGGCGCGGGTCCGGGCGCACACAGCCACATCGGCGGCACCCGGTTCTGGAACGTCAAACACCCGGCGGCATACGCCGATCGCCTGGCCACCGGGGTACTGCCGGTGCACGGCAGCGAATTACTCAGCGCCGAGGATCGACACCTGGAGGAGCTGATGTTGACCGTCCGACTCCGCACGGGAGTGCCGGTGAGTGTGCTCGGGCCGGCCGAGCGCACCGCTGCCGAACAGGCGGTCGTAGACGGGTTGATGTCGGCGCAGGGTGACCGTCTCGTGCTGACCGACCGAGGACGATTGCTCGCCGACGCGGTAGTGCGCAGCATCGCAGCGGCGTAGCGCAGACCTACTCAGGCACTCAGCGTTTCCAGGACCTTCGTACCCTCAGGCACTCAGGGCGTCGTAATCGAACACTCTGGCGTGCAACACTGTTCGGTTCCGCAGTGCTGCACGCACGGCTCGGTGCAGACCGTCTTCGAGATAGATGACGCCGCGGAACTGCACGGCGTGGGGGAAGAGATCGCCGTAGAAGGTGGAGTCCTCGGACAGCAATCGGTCGAGTTCGAGCACCTTTGTCGTGGTGACGATCTCGTCCAAACGTAGCTGGCGTGGCGGGATTCTCGACCAGTCGCGGATGGACAGACCGTGCTCGGGGTACGGCTTGCCGTCACGAACACCCTTGAAGATCATCGCGAGGCCTGAGCCGCTGGATCGAATCGAAAGAACGTTTCCACCCGGACCACAGTAAGGCCTTGCACGAGCATGCGTGCCTCGGCTACTAGACTCGAGCGACGATTGGAAACGAGAACGGAGGTGGGCACCGATGTCGAGCACCGACGACAGGCGGTTCGAGGTTCTACGAGCGATCGTGGCGGACTACGTGTCCACCCAGGAACCCGTCGGTTCACGGGCGTTGGTCGAGCGACACAACCTCGGCGTGTCGAGTGCCACCGTGCGCAACGACATGGCTGTTCTCGAGGCCGAGGGGTACATCGCTCAACCGCACACCAGCTCCGGTCGGGTACCGACCGACAAGGGGTATCGCCAGTTCGTCGATCGGATCGCCGACGTCAAGCCGCTGTCGGCGGCCGAACGCCGGGCCATCCTGGAATTCCTCGAGAACGGCGTCGACCTGGACGATGTTCTGCGGCGCGGCGTCCGACTGTTGGCTCAGTTGACCCGTCAGGTTGCCGTGGTGCAGTACCCCACACTGTCGGCGTCGTCGGTTCGGCATCTCGAGGTGGTGGCGCTCACCCCGGCTCGGTTGCTGCTGGTGCTGATCACCGACTCGGGGCGGGTCGATCAGCGCATCGTCGAGCTCGGTGACGTCCTCGACGACGAGAATCTGTCGCAGCTGCGTCGCCTGCTCGGCAGCGCGTTGGAAGGAAAGCGACTGGCAGCCGCGTCCGTCGCGGTGGCCGAACTCGCCGAGAACGCTCCGGCCGGGCTCCGGGACGCCATGATCCGTTCGGCCACGGTGCTGGTGGAATCGCTGGTCGAGCACCCCGAGGAACGCCTGGTACTCGGCGGAACGGCGAACCTGACGCGCAACGCCGCGGACTTCGCCGGCGACGCGGGGTTTCCCGGATCGCTCCGAGCGGTACTCGAGGCGTTGGAAGAGCAAGTGGTGGTGCTCAAACTGCTCGCAGTGACGCAGGACACCCGCACCGTGACCGTGCGGATCGGTGAGGAAACGCAGGTCGAGGAGATGCGTGGAACGTCGGTGATTTCCACCGGCTACGGGTCGGCTGGCATGGTCCTCGGAGGAATGGGTGTTCTGGGGCCGACCCGGATGGACTACCCAGGAACAATTGCGTCGGTCGCCGCGGTTGCCAGGTACATCGGCGAGGTCCTGGCCGAGCGCTGAGACGAGCGAGAACCGATCGAAGACCGGCAGCGGGGGCACGGGCCGCCGGCACGCAGCATCAACGAACGAGATTCATCTTCTAGGACGAAAGAGACGACGTGGCACGGGATTATTACGGGACTTTGGGCGTCGGCCAACAGGCGACTGACCAGGAGATCAAGCGCGCCTACCGAAAGTTGGCGCGAGAACTGCACCCGGACGTCAACCCGGACGAGGCCGCACAGGCCCGGTTCAAGGACATCTCCACCGCCTACGAGGTGCTCTCCGATCCGGAGAAGCGTCGCATCGTCGACCTCGGCGGCGACCCGCTGCAGCAGGGCGGCGGAGGCGGCGGCGGTGGGTTCGGTGGAGCCGGATTCGGCGGTGGCCTGGGGGATGTGTTCGAGGCATTCTTCGGCGGCGGTGCCGGTGGGGCCCAGCGCGGGCCCAAGGGGCGTGTGCAGCCGGGAGCCGATTCGCTGCTACGGACCAAGCTGACCCTCGACGAGTGCGCCACCGGCGTGACCAAGCACATCACCGTCGACACCGCGATTCTGTGCGACCTGTGCACCGGCTCGGGCACCAACGGCGACTCCAAGCCGGTTCGGTGCGAAACCTGCGGCGGTGCCGGTGAGGTGCAGTCGGTGCAGCGCTCGTTCCTCGGCCAGGTCATGACCAGCCGTCCGTGCCCCACCTGCCGCGGTGCAGGCGAGACCATTCCCGATCCTTGCCGCAAGTGTGGCGGCGACGGGCGGGTGCGCTCGCGTCGCGACATCTCGGTCAAGGTTCCCGTCGGCGTGAGCAACGGCATGCGGATCCGTCTTGCTTCGCAGGGTGAGGTCGGCCCGGGCGGTGGCCCCGCGGGAGATCTGTACGTGGAAATCGTCGAACAGCAGCACGAGGTGTTCGTCCGCGACGGCGACGATCTGCACTGCACCGTCCGCGTTCCGATGGTCGACGCCGCACTCGGCACCTCGGTGAACATCGATGCGATCATCGATGGGCCCACCGAGATTTCGATAGAACAAGGCACACAACCGAATTCGACGACCGTGTTGCGCGGGCACGGTATGCCCAAGCTACGTTCCGGTATTCGCGGTGACCTGCATGCCCACCTCGAGGTCATCGTGCCGACCAAGCTGGACAGCAAGCAGACCCAACTGCTCGAACAGCTCAAGTCGATGAGAGATCGCGACTCGGCCGAGGTCGTCACCACCGGTTCCGCACACAGCGGTGGACTGTTCTCGCGGTTGCGGGAAGCGTTCAGCGGTCGTTGATCCATGGCCCCCACGGTCTTCTATCTCTCGCCGCTGCCGAAGGTCGGCGACATCGCCGTCCTCGACGGTAAGGAGGGGCATCACGCCGCGACGGTGCGACGCATTCGCGTCGGAGAGCGGGTGCTGCTCGGTGACGGAGCGGGCGGCTTGGCCGATACGGTCGTCGCCGCAGCGGAGAAGAACCGACTGGAACTGACCGTGCAGTCGCGCAGCGAGATGCCGCGTCCCACTCCGGTGGTGACGCTCGTGCAGGCATTGCCGAAGGCGGACCGATCGGAACTCGCCATCGAGCTGGCCACCGAGGCAGGCGTCGACGCTGTTGTGCCCTGGCAGTCCGCGCGCTGCGTCGCACGGTGGGAGGGCCCGAAGGCGACGAAGGGCGTCGCAAAATGGCGGAGCACCGCAGCGGAGGCAGCCAAGCAGTCGCGTCGGGCATTCATCCCCGAGGTCTCCGACCTGCACGATTCGCGTGCCGTGTATGCCCTGGTCGGCTCGATCGTCGCGCGCGGCGGGGTTGTTGCCGTGCTGCACGAGGGTGCCACCTCGGCGTTTCGGGACCTGCCGTTCGATTCGGTTCCCGAGGTCGCGCTCGTGGTCGGCCCCGAAGGTGGCCTCGACGACCGCGAAGTTGCTGCCCTCACCGAAGCCGGGGCAACCCCGGTCGTGCTGGGACCGACGGTGCTGAGGACGTCGACGGCAGGAGCCGTGGCACTCGGCGCGCTGGGGGTGCTCACCTCTCGCTGGACGCAACTTCCCCCGGATTTTCGGAACGCATGAGCGCACGGATCAAGATTGCGTACGGCGATCATGCTGAGCAATTCGGCCATCTCTACCTGCCGCCCGAGCCCGTCGATGCGTCGACGCCGGTCGTCGTGGTGATACACGGCGGATTCTGGAGCGGGCAGTACGGATCGAACCTCGGCACCCAATTCGCGCGCGCTGTCGCGGGAGCCGGCGCGGTGGCGTGGAACATCGAGTACAGACGTGTCGGCGCGGGCGGGCACTGGCCGGAGATGCAGTCCGACGTCCTCGCAGCTCTCGACGTCGTCGCCGGTGCGGTGCAACACCACGCCCCGGCCGGCATCGACGACGTTCGCGTCATCGGACACTCCGCAGGCGGGCACCTGGCAGTGTGGCTCGGCGGCGAAACGAGTACGACAGTGCGGCCGTCGCGCATCGTCTCGCAGGCCGGTGTCCTCGACCTGGAGCCGCGTGGTGCGTCGGGTCGAACCAATCCGGCGGTCGAGGCGTTGCTGCAGGCTCGATACGAGGACGACCCCGCGCTGTACCGATCGGCCTCGCCTGCTGCCCGTGCACCCATCGGTATCCGGACGATCTGCCTGCACGGGTCCGAGGACGTCCAGGTCCCGGCGGTGCAGAGCGAGCGGTACGTCGAGACGGCGAGAGCAGCCGGAGACGACGCGCTGCTGACGATGGTCCCCGGCGAGGACCACTTCGCGTTCCTGAACCCGGATTCGCGGTGTTGGGCACTCTCGCTCGACGCCGTGCTGGGCCGAAGCGGCGAGTAATAGGAATGCGCATCGATGCTGCGGCGTTAAACTTCATTCGAACACCGATCCATGTCTCCACAACCGAAACAAGAGAGCAGGCCATAGCCACCACGTGAGTGAACACAGCGAATTTCCCGCCGAGCGTGATGTTCGGTCCACCTTGGAGCTCGCCCCCGAAGCAGTGATGCCACTGCTGGGACAGTCCGACGAGAACCTGCGGGCGCTCGAGCAGATGCTGACGGCAGACATCCACGTACGAGGAAACGCCGTGACGCTCACCGGAAAAGTGGCCGACGTGGCGCTGGCCGAACGGGTGATCTCCGAGTTGGCCGCGCTCGCCAAGCGCGCCCAGCCGCTGACTCCCGACGCCGTCCGCCGCTCGATCGCCATGCTCACCGAGGGCGTGTCCGATTCGCCCGCCGAGGTCCTGAGCTTGGACATTCTCTCGCGTCGCGGCAAGACGATCCGGCCCAAAACGCTGAACCAGAAGCGGTACGTGGACGCGATCGACGCCAACACCATCGTGTTCGGCATCGGACCTGCCGGTACCGGCAAGACATACCTCGCGATGGCCAAGGCCGTTCAGGCATTGCAGACCAAACAGGTCAGCCGCATCATCCTGACGCGTCCGGCAGTGGAAGCGGGCGAGCGCCTCGGCTTTCTGCCCGGTACCTTGCACGAGAAGATCGACCCGTACCTGCGCCCGCTGCACGACGCGTTGCACGACATGATGGACGACGAAGCGATCCCCAAGCTGATGCAAGCAGGGGTCATCGAGGTCGCCCCGCTCGCGTACATGCGCGGTCGTACGCTCAACGACGCGTTCATCATTCTCGACGAGGCGCAGAACACCACGGCCGAGCAGATGAAGATGTTTCTGACGCGTCTGGGGTTCGGCTCGAAGATCGTGGTCACCGGCGACGTCACCCAGGTCGACCTTCCGGGTGGCGCAAAATCGGGATTGCGTGCCGCATCCGAGATTCTCACCGACCTCGACGACATCCACTTCGCGCAGCTCACCAGCAGCGACGTGGTGCGGCATCGCCTGGTCTCGGAAATCGTCGACGCATACGAGCGCTTCGAGTCGGCATCGGAAGGTGTGATTCCCAACCGCGAGCAACGCCGCAGCGGTGGACCGCGTTCGGCGAGAAGATGATTCAGGTGTACGAAACGACAGGCAACGAGAGCGTGGGTAGTGGCTAGATGAGTATCGAAGTGTCCAACGAGTCGGGGATGGACATCTCCGAACCCGAGCTGGTCTCGGTCGCACGGTTCGCGATCGCCGGCATGGACGTGCATCCCGCCGCAGAACTGTCGATGGTGCTGGTGGATTCGGCCACGATGGCGGACCTGCACATGCGGTGGATGGATCTGCCCGGCCCCACCGACGTGATGTCGTTTCCGATGGACGAGCTCGAGCCGGGCGGTCGTCCCGATGCGCCCGAACCCGGACCGGCGATGCTCGGCGACATCGTGCTGTGCCCGTCGTTCGCTGCGGATCAGGCTGCTGCTGCGGGCCATTCGCTCGAGCACGAGCTCGCATTGCTGACGGTGCACGGAGTGCTGCATCTGCTCGGCTACGACCACGCCGAGCCGGACGAAGAAAAAGAAATGTTCGAGCTGCAGAACCGTCTGCTCGCCGAATGGTACGAGGATGCCAGGCGGGCCGAGCAGGCTGCAGAACAGGCTGCCCGCGATGCACGGTTGCTCGGCAAAGCCGGTTTCGTCGACGGTGTCGATCGGTGATGTGCCTGTTGGGACCGGTCGAAGTGCGGGGTTCTCACGCGTGAGCAGTGCTGTTGCACTCATCGTTTTTGCTGTCCTTCTGGTGCCTCTCGGTGGGCTGTTCGCCGCCGTCGATTCCGCGCTGAACACTGTGTCGCGTGCGCGGATCGACGACATGGTCAAGGACGAGCGACCGGGTGCCACCGGCCTCGTCGTCGTGGTCGCCGACCGCCCGCGCTACGTCAACTTGATGGTGTTGCTGCGCATCCTGTGCGAAATCGGCGGCACCGTCCTGCTCGCGGGCGGCCTGACTCAGCTGATCGATTCGACGACGGCCCTGGTCATCACCGCAGTGGTCATGGTGCTGGTCAGCTACGTCGTGATCGGTGTCGGACCGCGAACCCTCGGCCGGCAGAACGCGTACTCGATCGCTCTTGCGGCAGCGTTTCCGCTGCGCGCGCTCGGGTGGCTCCTCGGACCGATCAGCAGGCTGCTCATTCTCATCGGTAACGCGATCACCCCGGGTAAGGGATTTCGCAACGGCCCGTTCGCATCCGAGATCGAACTGCGCGAGTTGGTGGACATGGCCCGCGAGCGCGGCGTCGTGGCCGACGACGAGCGGCGGATGATTCAATCCGTGTTCGAGTTGGGGGACACCTCCGCCCGTGAGGTCATGGTCCCGCGGCCCGAGATGGTGTGGATCGAGTCGGACAAGTCGGCCGGCCAGGCCACGTCGTTGGCCGTACGCAGTGGACACTCGCGCATCCCGGTGATCGGCGAGAATGTGGACGACGTGGTCGGCGTCGTCTACCTCAAAGACCTTGTGCAGCAAACGTATTACTCCACCGATGGTGGCCGCGGGGTGCAGGTGTCCGAGCTGATGCGTCCGGCCGTGTTCGTTCCCGACTCCAAGGCACTCGACAGTCTGCTCGCCGAGATGCAGCGCGATCGAAACCACATGGCCCTGTTGGTCGACGAATACGGAGGCATCGCAGGCCTGGTGACCATCGAGGACGTCATCGAGGAAATCGTCGGTGAGATCGCCGACGAATACGACTCCGACGAAGTTGCGCCCATCGAGGAGCTCGACGACGGACGGTATCGGGTGTCCTCGCGAGTGCCGCTCGAAGACCTCGGCGAGATCTTCGGGATCGAGATCGAATCCGAGGAGGTCGACACCGTCGGCGGACTGCTCGGACACGAGCTGGGCCGCGTGCCGCTGCCCGGTGCTCAGGTGATGACCCACGGACTGCTGCTGCGCGGTGAAGGTGGGGCCGACCCCAAGGGGCGCGTCCGCATCACCACCGTGCTGGTCGAAAAGATCGAACCCGACGAAGAATCCACCGAGGACGACGACTCGTCGGACGTCACTCACCAACACTGAAATCTGGAGGTGCTCTTTTGTCCGAGCAGAACAACGGTGAGTTCCGATCCGGATTCG
The nucleotide sequence above comes from Rhodococcoides fascians A25f. Encoded proteins:
- a CDS encoding phosphoadenylyl-sulfate reductase, whose amino-acid sequence is MSTRLNLTVEELKDIAERGARELDGASPLELLQWTEDNFGNDFIVASNMQDGVLVHLAAQVHPGVDVLFLDTGYHFAETIGTRDAVEAVYGVHVVNARAEKTVAEQDSIEGKDLFAREPNRCCAMRKVAPLKKELANYSAWVTGIRRVEAPTRANAPLISFDDAFGLVKINPIAPWSDEQMQAYIDEHSILVNPLVDEGYPSIGCAPCTVKPAPGADPRSGRWAGKAKTECGLHAS
- a CDS encoding nitrite/sulfite reductase — its product is MSSTSDATTDAASATPRERTPRPTKRRAEGQWALGYREPLNANEQSKKDDNPLNVRARIENIYSKQGFDSIDKGDLRGRFRWWGLYTQREQGYDGTFTGDDNIDLLEAKYFMMRIRCDAGALNLEQLRVLAGISREFGRDTADLSDRENVQFHWIEVENVPEIWRRIEAVGLKTTEACGDCPRVVLGSPLAGEAVDEILDPTSAIDEIVERYIGKPEYSNLPRKFKTAISGLQDVVHEINDCAFVGVVHPEHGPGLDLWVGGGLSTNPMLAQRVGVWVPLADVPDVWEGVVSIFRDYGYRRLRTKARLKFLIKDWGIEKFRQVLEDEYLHRKLIDGPAPEKPARPRDHVGIQKLKNGLNAVGVAPIAGRVSGTILAAVADAAEKAGSDRVRFTPYQKLIVLDVPDETLEQLISDLDALGLPARPSHWRKNLMACSGIEFCKLSFAETRKRSQVLVPELEERLSDINSKLDVPITININGCPNSCARSQIADIGFKGLLVDDGAGNQIEGFQVHLGGSLGLDSAFGRKLRQHKVNSSELGDYIDRVVRNFDKHREDGERFAQWAVRADEADLR
- the hemW gene encoding radical SAM family heme chaperone HemW, which encodes MNTVVPVPSTFELPTEAFDGVGDRAFGIYVHVPFCATRCGYCDFNTYTAGELGTSASPQSWLEGLRRELDIAAGLIGAETGRVPTADTVFVGGGTPSLLGGDGLADVLGAVRSSFGLTDGGEVTTESNPESTSPEFFDRLRAAGFTRVSLGMQSAAPHVLAVLDRTHTPGRAVAAAKEARAAGFEHVNLDLIYGTPGERDSDLDQSLAAVLAAGVDHVSAYALIVEDGTAMARKVRRGELPAPDDDVLASRYERIDTALNAAGLSWYEVSNWATDADAQCRHNIGYWDGGDWWGAGPGAHSHIGGTRFWNVKHPAAYADRLATGVLPVHGSELLSAEDRHLEELMLTVRLRTGVPVSVLGPAERTAAEQAVVDGLMSAQGDRLVLTDRGRLLADAVVRSIAAA
- a CDS encoding type II toxin-antitoxin system VapB family antitoxin; translated protein: MIFKGVRDGKPYPEHGLSIRDWSRIPPRQLRLDEIVTTTKVLELDRLLSEDSTFYGDLFPHAVQFRGVIYLEDGLHRAVRAALRNRTVLHARVFDYDALSA
- the hrcA gene encoding heat-inducible transcriptional repressor HrcA, which encodes MSSTDDRRFEVLRAIVADYVSTQEPVGSRALVERHNLGVSSATVRNDMAVLEAEGYIAQPHTSSGRVPTDKGYRQFVDRIADVKPLSAAERRAILEFLENGVDLDDVLRRGVRLLAQLTRQVAVVQYPTLSASSVRHLEVVALTPARLLLVLITDSGRVDQRIVELGDVLDDENLSQLRRLLGSALEGKRLAAASVAVAELAENAPAGLRDAMIRSATVLVESLVEHPEERLVLGGTANLTRNAADFAGDAGFPGSLRAVLEALEEQVVVLKLLAVTQDTRTVTVRIGEETQVEEMRGTSVISTGYGSAGMVLGGMGVLGPTRMDYPGTIASVAAVARYIGEVLAER
- the dnaJ gene encoding molecular chaperone DnaJ; this translates as MARDYYGTLGVGQQATDQEIKRAYRKLARELHPDVNPDEAAQARFKDISTAYEVLSDPEKRRIVDLGGDPLQQGGGGGGGGFGGAGFGGGLGDVFEAFFGGGAGGAQRGPKGRVQPGADSLLRTKLTLDECATGVTKHITVDTAILCDLCTGSGTNGDSKPVRCETCGGAGEVQSVQRSFLGQVMTSRPCPTCRGAGETIPDPCRKCGGDGRVRSRRDISVKVPVGVSNGMRIRLASQGEVGPGGGPAGDLYVEIVEQQHEVFVRDGDDLHCTVRVPMVDAALGTSVNIDAIIDGPTEISIEQGTQPNSTTVLRGHGMPKLRSGIRGDLHAHLEVIVPTKLDSKQTQLLEQLKSMRDRDSAEVVTTGSAHSGGLFSRLREAFSGR
- a CDS encoding 16S rRNA (uracil(1498)-N(3))-methyltransferase, whose amino-acid sequence is MAPTVFYLSPLPKVGDIAVLDGKEGHHAATVRRIRVGERVLLGDGAGGLADTVVAAAEKNRLELTVQSRSEMPRPTPVVTLVQALPKADRSELAIELATEAGVDAVVPWQSARCVARWEGPKATKGVAKWRSTAAEAAKQSRRAFIPEVSDLHDSRAVYALVGSIVARGGVVAVLHEGATSAFRDLPFDSVPEVALVVGPEGGLDDREVAALTEAGATPVVLGPTVLRTSTAGAVALGALGVLTSRWTQLPPDFRNA
- a CDS encoding alpha/beta hydrolase family protein yields the protein MSARIKIAYGDHAEQFGHLYLPPEPVDASTPVVVVIHGGFWSGQYGSNLGTQFARAVAGAGAVAWNIEYRRVGAGGHWPEMQSDVLAALDVVAGAVQHHAPAGIDDVRVIGHSAGGHLAVWLGGETSTTVRPSRIVSQAGVLDLEPRGASGRTNPAVEALLQARYEDDPALYRSASPAARAPIGIRTICLHGSEDVQVPAVQSERYVETARAAGDDALLTMVPGEDHFAFLNPDSRCWALSLDAVLGRSGE
- a CDS encoding PhoH family protein; amino-acid sequence: MSEHSEFPAERDVRSTLELAPEAVMPLLGQSDENLRALEQMLTADIHVRGNAVTLTGKVADVALAERVISELAALAKRAQPLTPDAVRRSIAMLTEGVSDSPAEVLSLDILSRRGKTIRPKTLNQKRYVDAIDANTIVFGIGPAGTGKTYLAMAKAVQALQTKQVSRIILTRPAVEAGERLGFLPGTLHEKIDPYLRPLHDALHDMMDDEAIPKLMQAGVIEVAPLAYMRGRTLNDAFIILDEAQNTTAEQMKMFLTRLGFGSKIVVTGDVTQVDLPGGAKSGLRAASEILTDLDDIHFAQLTSSDVVRHRLVSEIVDAYERFESASEGVIPNREQRRSGGPRSARR
- the ybeY gene encoding rRNA maturation RNase YbeY encodes the protein MSIEVSNESGMDISEPELVSVARFAIAGMDVHPAAELSMVLVDSATMADLHMRWMDLPGPTDVMSFPMDELEPGGRPDAPEPGPAMLGDIVLCPSFAADQAAAAGHSLEHELALLTVHGVLHLLGYDHAEPDEEKEMFELQNRLLAEWYEDARRAEQAAEQAARDARLLGKAGFVDGVDR